Proteins encoded in a region of the Thermodesulfobacteriota bacterium genome:
- a CDS encoding PAS domain S-box protein → MKAGTKAILWLAAAAVAAASLIVFAPAYHGERVIYLVMEVAGVFLALSVAIVAFNCAVDGTEGLSPYISAAFLAAGIADLAHALFAMGIITLPQDTLDSFIPGTWTIGRTVLGAILLYGLVRTSRDPRHIPSTGLLALAAVLITAGAMAFFALVPLPAFIIGDVSSFFRPWEVPALVLYGACLWMIFKGGEGGKGIPLIPCLILGMAVQAVMSSSPLRFYPSPDTSHIMKDASYLAALLPLGVLALERARKSVQGASLRILSGAAVLLLALSLASMVTLAVVKSMFDETTEAREEGSYAGEVRRDILMLAYPLHDYLASGDLRARDEFETGFAGMTEELGSPIAARLEEEYDFEPNRYIEEIRLLADSVFAGAVLADQGERARLDHEVNELFMGELALRLDGVVRAEGEEIAMLQDTSLRWNSRLILGQVAILLALLPVLFVLGSAQARRQVRPLIELTRTALDVQGGSRGVRAGVTTGDEVGALAMAFNYMLDSMQESEERADLAIKGGDLGTWDWNVLTGEVVYNERLAEMLGYRLDEIKPDLQAWKKFVHPDDLPMAEERLNLHMEGRRPFYEAELRMRMKFGQWKWVLVRGMVVERDDEGWPRRVTGTHLDITENKAAGDALRRSEENLRDFLDSASDLIQSVSPDGRFTYVNRAWRETLGYSEAEVADLTTFDVVHPDQHDYCRGIFERFTRGEDISHIETDFISKDGRKVPVSGSINCRMVDGELVATRGIFHDCTERELRMDLRRLIEAANAPIFGIDVRGRVNEWNRTAERITGYTKEEVMGRDFVGEFISNDYKGPVGDVLGKALKGEEIADYEFPLYTKGGRRVLFLMNATARRDAAGGITGVFGVGQDITEAAEYREGLERKVEERTVELSKALEREKDLGELKTRFVSMASHEFRTPLTSILSSSDIIKRYAARMTDEERAERLDKIQSEVTHMTEMLEDVLVVGKAEAGRLEFNPRTLDLKKLCREFAEGAVLSAGESHDVEFSWAGECGDAVGDGKLLKNILSNLLSNAVKYSPDGGKVSFDVSCDGDTAVFRVKDEGIGIPEKDMERLFAPFHRGKNVGNIPGTGLGLSIIKNSVDLHGGTIEVDSEVGKGTAFLVTIPVGKKGG, encoded by the coding sequence ATGAAAGCAGGGACTAAGGCCATCCTCTGGCTCGCTGCCGCGGCAGTGGCTGCCGCCTCGTTGATAGTCTTTGCCCCGGCCTACCATGGCGAAAGGGTCATCTACCTCGTAATGGAGGTGGCGGGCGTCTTCCTGGCCCTGTCCGTGGCCATCGTTGCCTTCAACTGCGCCGTGGACGGGACCGAGGGTCTCTCGCCGTACATTTCAGCTGCCTTCCTGGCCGCCGGTATTGCCGACCTGGCCCACGCGCTGTTCGCGATGGGTATAATAACCCTTCCCCAAGACACCCTGGACAGCTTCATCCCCGGCACCTGGACCATCGGCAGGACGGTGCTGGGCGCGATACTGCTCTACGGCCTGGTCCGTACCTCACGCGACCCGCGGCACATTCCGTCCACGGGGTTGCTGGCCCTGGCCGCCGTACTTATAACGGCCGGGGCCATGGCCTTCTTCGCTCTCGTTCCGCTCCCGGCTTTTATCATTGGGGACGTCTCTTCATTTTTCCGTCCGTGGGAGGTCCCCGCCCTGGTGCTTTACGGGGCCTGCCTGTGGATGATTTTTAAGGGCGGGGAGGGAGGAAAGGGTATTCCGTTAATCCCCTGCCTGATCCTCGGCATGGCGGTCCAGGCCGTTATGTCGTCCTCGCCGCTGCGCTTCTACCCTTCTCCCGACACTAGCCACATCATGAAGGACGCGAGCTACCTCGCGGCGCTGCTTCCGCTCGGGGTACTTGCCCTGGAGAGGGCACGCAAGTCGGTCCAGGGCGCATCCCTCCGGATACTCTCCGGCGCCGCCGTGCTGCTCCTTGCGCTCTCGCTCGCGTCGATGGTCACGCTCGCGGTCGTTAAGAGCATGTTCGATGAGACGACGGAGGCGAGGGAAGAGGGGAGCTATGCCGGAGAGGTGAGGCGCGACATATTGATGCTCGCATACCCGCTCCACGACTACCTGGCCTCGGGCGACCTCCGGGCCAGGGACGAGTTCGAAACCGGGTTTGCCGGGATGACGGAGGAGCTCGGCAGTCCGATCGCCGCCAGACTCGAAGAGGAGTACGATTTTGAGCCCAATAGGTATATAGAAGAGATACGTCTGTTGGCCGATAGTGTCTTTGCGGGCGCCGTTCTTGCGGACCAGGGCGAAAGGGCCCGGTTGGACCATGAGGTGAACGAGCTGTTTATGGGGGAGCTGGCCCTGCGGCTCGACGGGGTTGTAAGGGCCGAAGGGGAGGAGATAGCCATGCTCCAGGATACAAGCCTCCGCTGGAACTCAAGGCTCATACTGGGGCAGGTCGCGATACTGCTCGCGCTCCTGCCCGTTCTCTTCGTCCTGGGAAGCGCGCAGGCGCGTCGGCAGGTCCGGCCCCTTATCGAGCTTACCCGTACGGCCCTGGACGTTCAGGGAGGGAGTCGCGGCGTAAGGGCTGGGGTGACGACCGGGGACGAGGTGGGTGCGCTCGCAATGGCTTTTAACTACATGCTCGACTCCATGCAGGAGAGCGAGGAGCGGGCCGACCTTGCTATTAAAGGGGGCGACCTCGGCACGTGGGACTGGAACGTGCTTACGGGGGAAGTGGTCTATAACGAGCGCCTGGCCGAGATGCTCGGCTACAGGCTCGATGAGATCAAGCCCGACTTACAGGCATGGAAAAAGTTCGTGCATCCGGACGACCTGCCGATGGCGGAGGAGCGGCTGAACCTGCACATGGAGGGCAGGAGGCCGTTCTATGAGGCCGAGCTCCGCATGCGGATGAAGTTCGGACAGTGGAAGTGGGTCCTTGTCCGGGGCATGGTGGTCGAGCGGGACGATGAAGGCTGGCCGCGACGCGTGACCGGCACGCACCTCGACATCACCGAGAATAAGGCGGCCGGAGATGCGCTCCGCAGGAGCGAGGAGAACCTCAGGGACTTCCTCGACAGCGCCAGCGACCTCATCCAGAGCGTATCGCCCGACGGCCGCTTTACGTACGTCAACCGCGCCTGGAGGGAGACCCTCGGCTACAGCGAAGCGGAGGTGGCGGACCTCACCACGTTCGACGTCGTCCACCCGGACCAGCACGACTACTGCAGGGGGATATTCGAGCGCTTTACCAGAGGGGAGGATATAAGCCACATAGAGACCGACTTCATCAGCAAGGACGGCCGTAAGGTGCCCGTTAGCGGGAGCATCAACTGCCGCATGGTCGACGGCGAACTCGTGGCCACGCGCGGCATCTTCCACGACTGCACGGAGCGGGAGTTGAGGATGGACCTTAGAAGGCTCATCGAGGCGGCGAACGCGCCGATATTCGGGATAGACGTGAGGGGGAGGGTGAACGAGTGGAACCGGACTGCGGAGCGCATTACGGGCTATACCAAGGAAGAGGTCATGGGCAGGGACTTCGTGGGGGAGTTTATAAGCAATGACTACAAGGGTCCGGTGGGCGATGTCCTGGGTAAGGCGCTTAAAGGCGAGGAGATCGCCGACTACGAGTTCCCGCTCTATACCAAAGGCGGGCGGAGGGTCTTGTTCCTTATGAACGCCACCGCACGTCGCGACGCCGCGGGCGGGATAACCGGGGTCTTTGGCGTGGGGCAGGACATAACCGAGGCGGCCGAGTACAGGGAGGGTCTCGAGCGGAAGGTGGAGGAGAGGACCGTGGAGCTCAGCAAGGCACTCGAGAGGGAGAAGGACCTCGGAGAGTTGAAGACGCGCTTCGTCTCCATGGCCTCCCACGAGTTCAGGACGCCGCTCACCTCGATACTCTCCAGCAGCGACATAATCAAGCGCTATGCCGCCAGGATGACCGACGAGGAGAGGGCCGAGCGCCTCGACAAGATACAGTCCGAGGTCACGCACATGACCGAGATGCTGGAGGACGTCCTTGTGGTAGGCAAGGCCGAGGCGGGAAGGCTCGAGTTCAACCCCCGCACGCTCGATCTGAAGAAGCTCTGCCGTGAGTTCGCCGAGGGGGCCGTGCTTTCCGCGGGGGAAAGCCATGACGTCGAGTTCTCCTGGGCCGGGGAGTGCGGGGATGCGGTGGGGGACGGAAAACTCCTTAAGAACATCCTGAGCAACCTCCTCTCGAACGCCGTCAAGTATTCGCCCGACGGGGGGAAGGTTTCGTTCGACGTGTCCTGCGACGGCGACACGGCGGTCTTCCGGGTAAAGGACGAGGGCATAGGCATTCCCGAGAAGGACATGGAGCGGCTCTTCGCGCCGTTCCACAGGGGTAAGAACGTAGGGAATATCCCGGGCACCGGGCTCGGGCTCTCGATAATCAAGAACTCGGTCGACCTGCACGGCGGCACGATAGAGGTGGATAGCGAGGTGGGCAAAGGCACCGCCTTTCTGGTAACGATACCGGTCGGTAAAAAAGGAGGGTAG
- a CDS encoding M15 family metallopeptidase: MKDLAFFTLALILSLAGPALASDTLYGHRAYEVAEKGGLAPAGNYRDTGRVVKLTTEAAGAFKAMREAAQRDGVGLVPISGFRTFSYQKGLFERAVRKYGSEEKAARWVAPPGHSEHHTGTAIDMGDKKRRGCDVESCFEETPAFRWLSENASRFGFYLSFPKEGTAVSYEPWHWRLKGVQE, from the coding sequence ATGAAGGACCTTGCTTTCTTTACGCTTGCGCTTATCTTATCTCTCGCGGGCCCGGCACTCGCTAGCGACACCCTCTACGGCCACAGGGCCTATGAGGTTGCGGAGAAGGGTGGGCTCGCTCCGGCGGGGAACTACCGCGACACGGGACGCGTGGTAAAACTTACTACCGAAGCGGCCGGGGCCTTCAAGGCCATGCGGGAGGCGGCCCAACGCGACGGCGTCGGGCTCGTGCCCATATCGGGGTTCAGGACTTTTTCCTACCAGAAGGGGCTCTTCGAGAGGGCCGTCAGGAAGTACGGGAGCGAGGAGAAGGCCGCCCGCTGGGTCGCCCCTCCGGGGCACTCCGAGCACCACACGGGCACGGCCATAGACATGGGGGATAAAAAACGCCGCGGCTGCGACGTTGAGAGCTGCTTCGAGGAGACACCGGCGTTCAGGTGGTTAAGTGAGAACGCCTCTCGCTTCGGCTTCTATCTCTCGTTCCCGAAGGAAGGTACGGCGGTATCTTACGAGCCATGGCACTGGAGGTTGAAGGGGGTTCAAGAGTAA